A single window of Colletes latitarsis isolate SP2378_abdomen chromosome 4, iyColLati1, whole genome shotgun sequence DNA harbors:
- the LOC143340929 gene encoding uncharacterized protein LOC143340929 isoform X2: MDPVGPWYASYNRFATGSATSTFQSTTSSTSSDFVSHHLATAATQAVPSTTSQLLLQAAHTTATLAGQPSPFNPGGFLSPPPVGYDVFSPLFHHPNSKQAHYVTQHRQALAQAQAVSVGKQNTTTESDIPVLRENYSSAHQPTFFEHQGAATSPTSTLAWTHQNNAQLPSPFGILPHESVVPSSPGPSSTTKPTGGVYENTFNSHFATTQTINNINSQLPAPSVSAAEFKSTNYSDSKKAVSVRPQSPTVSVKSVVSTSQANNNQTFFQQVPTTFSSETLANNYSAGNGNQTSNGKVQPSLQHQQSCIVSTPSNTAGKEYRIPQPSARSVASTTIFLNTSVRSVSSQVQDKQSTRNSNFASPPNKATPTSQQSIQTKAQTKIYPELNTHSEHRRNEQPSQDNTQSSPISFSIMDSRNLNYTAGNSTNCTNTSGKLGNQRTPTNNNLQTHPQQSQQQQQQQQFHVLSQQQQQQQQQTSYRHYLAGSDSEYHHPGRSKSATSTDSVYSSNNSTQNGPDCNVVVPRRPSPLQAHSQASPLGHVPSPAYPMYNSPMATISSPSPLQQHGENNGNQCTGGPPYKGAVQQVTPPSPLDVTVPRPASQGQVVYSSVITRALGTTENKTTYNTDTKNYDRQQQEFSQTPKQVCWENDNRQSNTNRKFSVALYTGGNAEINPQTLPVQQQVQRVINVSDRQQTYFESNQVTLQDLSSCRGDPMSIVKNLQTLQQGSCQVQQQTTVSVAPTEQQKQAEERRKVDTANKKRKSLEKSGHNSLNEISGTTTVTEYLSRIPPPAHHNTNQQQQNGYFDFERWNLPPPPAKMFPSTSGAFSSQSTLHHSSNFVGTPAHQHQSLMVPHHHAPPPIPYFPAFHIPPSHHHPHEFQSSVEITPIGFGENTANQNANYNQEVRDDQPKVIVPNIEEELGFLQQNQQPIQTVSSLHKDFKQPSKDPNSGFMTSYLKFLQGEREPSPPPAVRGGRKATWSRSKPYIPVEPNKPVESSTNGETVKTQSEKPPAPKETPVIDYANDPRYFPLPKERKKHNFDSSDDGFTSDDDFLFPPKKPEKKVTNTSTSNTIEIVTTKPEGKSKKGRTNKLGGLTDRKRRAAKTEATTLAISGKASKKHEEDPLLLPPRRETSRRKAKEKTSVKQFLDRQQGIDYFDNDEEQGDSDSDPAWTPAVKLVGDEEEKKKKRGRPVITKKSRKALEEDDHSLGDVVVSKKSSRRKYETHSKTGGVTGKMSCKIDEKLLASISDEDIDISPFKRSVDISEDASGEFVVIKTDLNEEYPALWRIDGKTLLQKYEPFKSNGKTLYRNISTYSGWAPQNRHIYQQVPVKFWQQGKTETVVEFLRNEMIIDDSEYIDKSMKETEKYQDNFEVYIQTLISQALDSNFLTEIFQEQDEYFLSNVKTVDEVTEERKCRLLSTTKWQLNVINAISTWPCLNVLKDLPSTEYKGKSCAGCQQSKIHARVLLYGQPYNATTLEGSPPDPGIPQEKDFLLCRVCQAKVALYNKVAHQKYLMFLECARRVADKRVADPHKDTTIILNELLADETWLNQLFKEVRAIWAEIDNLEQQAKIKANPKSTLSSSVYNVGETAENVSTTQTTEMTANSSDSQVPTQKTEDNSETVSCNVQMSSIPS, from the exons ATGGATCCCGTTGGTCCATGGTATGCATCGTATAATCGTTTTGCCACAGGTAGTGCAACCAGTACATTTCAATCTACGACTTCAAGCACAAGCAGTGACTTTGTATCTCATCACTTAGCAACAGCTGCTACTCAAGCAGTCCCATCGACAACATCCCAGTTACTTTTACAAGCAGCACATACAACAGCAACTCTGGCGGGTCAACCATCCCCATTTAACCCAGGGGGGTTCCTATCTCCACCCCCTGTGGGATATGATGTCTTTTCACCTCTGTTTCATCATCCTAATTCTAAACAGGCACATTATGTTACACAACATAGACAAGCTCTTGCTCAAGCACAAGCAGTTTCAGTGGGAAAACAGAATACTACGACAGAATCTGATATCCCTGTACTAAGAGAGAACTATAGTTCAGCACACCAACCAACGTTTTTCGAACATCAGGGTGCAGCTACATCGCCCACATCTACATTAGCTTGGACTCATCAAAACAATGCTCAATTACCAAGTCCATTTGGTATTTTGCCACATGAAAGTGTTGTTCCATCATCTCCAGGACCGTCATCTACCACAAAACCAACTGGTGGTGTTTATGAAAATACGTTTAATTCTCATTTTGCTACAACACaaactataaataatataaattctcAGCTTCCAGCACCTTCTGTCTCTGCTGCTGAATTTAAATCAACCAATTACTCagatagtaaaaaagcagtaagtgTTAGACCTCAGTCACCGACAGTAAGTGTTAAATCAGTGGTTTCTACGTCTCAAGCAAATAACAATCAAACATTTTTTCAACAAGTACCTACTACCTTTAGTTCTGAAACATTAGCAAATAATTATTCTGCTGGTAATGGAAATCAAACTTCTAATGGGAAGGTGCAGCCTTCTCTTCAGCATCAACAATCGTGCATTGTTTCGACTCCAAGTAATACAGCTGGCAAAGAGTATAGAATTCCTCAACCATCTGCTAGATCAGTTGCATCAACgactatatttttaaatacctCTGTCAGATCTGTGTCTTCGCAAGTTCAAGATAAACAGTCGACACGAAATAGTAATTTTGCTTCACCACCAAATAAAGCAACTCCTACATCTCAACAAAGTATTCAGACTAAAGCGCAGACGAAGATATATCCAGAATTAAATACACACAGTGAACATAGACGAAACGAACAACCATCTCAAGATAATACACAATCATCTCCTATCAGTTTTTCTATTATGGATTCGCGAAATTTGAACTATACAGCTGGAAATAGTACAAATTGTACAAATACCAGTGGGAAACTTGGTAATCAAAGAACACCAACGAACAATAACTTACAGACCCATCCTCAGCAAtcccaacaacaacaacagcaacaacaatttCATGTTTTAAGtcaacagcagcaacagcagcaacaacagacATCTTATAGACATTACTTAGCAGGATCTGATTCAGAATATCATCATCCAGGGAGATCAAAATCTGCAACCTCTACGGATTCTGTTTACTCTTCTAATAATTCCACTCAAAATGGACCTGATTGTAATGTTGTTGTACCACGAAGGCCAAGTCCATTACAAGCACATTCACAAGCAAGTCCATTAGGGCATGTTCCAAGTCCTGCTTACCCTATGTATAATAGTCCAATGGCTACAATATCATCTCCTTCACCATTACAACAACATGGCGAGAATAATGGAAATCAATGTACAGGTGGACCACCATATAAAGGAGCTGTACAACAAGTTACACCTCCGTCGCCACTAGATGTTACTGTGCCGCGACCGGCATCGCAAGGACAAGTTGTATATTCGTCGGTTATCACGAGAGCTTTAGGTACTACTGAAAATAAAACTACATACAATACAGATACTAAAAATTATGACAGACAACAACAAGAGTTTTCACAAACACCGAAACAAGTGTGCTGGGAAAACGATAATCGGCAATCAAACACTAATAGAAAATTTTCTGTTGCTTTATATACTGGTGGAAATGCTGAAATAAATCCTCAGACTTTACCAGTTCAACAACAAGTACAACGAGTGATAAATGTTTCAGATAGACAACAAACATATTTTGAATCTAACCAGGTAACTCTACAGGATCTAAGCAGCTGTAGAGGAGACCCTATGAGTATAGTAAAGAATTTGCAGACATTGCAACAAGGTTCTTGTCAAGTACAACAACAAACTACTGTTTCTGTTGCTCCAACTGAACAACAAAAACAAGCAGAAGAACGTCGTAAAGTAGACACTGCCAATAAAAAAAGGAAGAGTTTAGAAAAGAGTGGACACAATTCTTTGAATGAAATAAGTGGAACAACAACAGTGACAGAATATTTAAGTAGAATACCACCACCTGCCCATCATAATACGAATCAACAACAACAGAATGGTTACTTTGATTTTGAAAGATGGAATTTACCTCCTCCACCTGCGAAAATGTTTCCTAGTACATCAGGTGCTTTTAGTTCACAATCAACTTTACACCATTCAAGTAACTTCGTTGGTACACCAGCACATCAGCATCAATCTCTGATGGTTCCTCATCATCATGCTCCACCTCCTATACCATATTTTCCTGCTTTTCATATCCCTCCAAGTCATCATCACCCACATGAATTTCAGTCTTCCGTTGAAATTACGCCTATTGGTTTTGGTGAAAATACAGCAAATCAAAATGCAAATTATAATCAAGAAGTCAGAGATGATCAGCCTAAAGTAATTGTTCCTAATATCGAAGAGGAATTAGGTTTTTTACAACAAAATCAACAACCTATTCAAACTGTGAGCTCATTACATAAAGACTTCAAACAACCCAGTAAAGATCCCAATTCAGGATTTATGACAAGTTATTTAAAATTCTTACAAGGTGAAAGGGAACCTTCACCTCCACCTGCAGTTCGTGGTGGTAGAAAAGCAACTTGGAGTAGGTCGAAACCTTATATTCCTGTAGAACCTAATAAACCAGTTGAAAGTTCTACGAATGGAGAAACAGTAAAAACACAATCAGAAAAACCACCAGCACCTAAAGAAACACCAGTAATCGATTATGCCAATGATCCTCGATATTTCCCATTACCGAAGGAGCGGAAAAAACATAATTTTGATTCAAGCGATGATGGTTTTACTAGTGACGATGATTTTCTATTTCCTCCTAAGAAACCTGAGAAAAAAGTAACAAATACAAGTACATCTAATACAATAGAAATAGTGACTACAAAACCAGAAGGAAAGTCTAAAAAGGGACGAACAAATAAACTTGGAGGATTAACAGATAGGAAAAGGAGAGCAGCAAAAACAGAAGCAACGACGCTTGCGATATCTGGAAAAGCATCTAAAAAGCACGAAGAAG ATCCGTTACTTCTACCTCCAAGACGAGAAACATCTAGAAGAAAAGCAAAGGAAAAAACTTCAGTAAAACAGTTTTTAGATCGGCAACAGGGTATAGACTACTTTGATAATGATGAAGAGCAAGGTGATTCCGATTCTGATCCTGCTTGGACGCCTGCTGTAAAATTAGTTGGAGACGAggaagaaaagaagaaaaaacgcgGAAGACCCGTTATAACCAAAAAGAGCAGAAAAGCTTTAGAGGAAGATGATCACTCTCTTGGTGATGTTGTTGTTTCAAAGAAATCTAGTAGAAGAAAGTATGAAACGCACTCGAAAACCGGAGGTGTCACAGGAAAGATGTCTTGCAAAATAGATGAAAAACTTTTAGCATCTATCAGTGATGAAGATATTGATATTTCGCCATTTAAG CGCTCTGTGGATATTTCAGAAGATGCG TCTGGAGAATTTGTTGTAATCAAGACAGATTTAAATGAAGAATATCCTGCACTTTGGAGAATAGATGGTAAAACGTTACTCCAAAAATATGAGCCATTCAAATCCAATGGAAAGACTTTGTACAGAAACATATCTACG TATTCGGGTTGGGCACCGCAAAATCGTCATATATATCAACAAGTTCCGGTAAAGTTTTGGCAACAAGGCAAGACGGAGACTGTGGTAGAATTCTTGAGAAATGAAATGATTATTGATGATAG CGAATATATTGATAAATCCATGAAAGAAACTGAAAAGTATCAAGATAATTTTGAAGTATACATACAAACGTTGATCTCACAAGCTTTGGATTCTAATTTCCTTACAGAAATATTTCAAGAACAAG ACGAGTATTTTCTATCAAACGTTAAGACCGTCGATGAAGTGACAGAAGAGCGAAAATGTCGTCTTCTGTCGACAACGAAATGGCAATTAAACGTTATAAATGCAATATCAACGTGGCCATGCCTTAATGTTCTCAAAGATTTACCCTCTACAGAGTACAAAGGAAAATCTTGTGCCGGTTGCCAACAGTCCAAAATTCATGCCAGAGTTTTATTATATGGACAACCATATAATGCAACTACATTAGAAGGTTCTCCGCCTGATCCAGGAATACCTCAAGAAAag GATTTTTTATTATGTCGGGTATGTCAGGCAAAGGTAGCTCTGTACAATAAAGTAGCGCATCAAAAATATTTGATGTTTTTGGAGTGTGCAAGAAGAGTAGCAGATAAAAGAGTAGCAGATCCTCATAAAGATACTACGATTATATTAAATGAATTATTAGCTGATGAAACATGGTTGAATCAG CTATTTAAAGAAGTTAGAGCTATCTGGGCAGAGATAGATAATTTGGAACAACAAGCAAAAATAAAGGCAAATCCAAAATCTACTTTATCCTCTTCAGTGTATAATGTGGGAGAAACGGCGGAAAACGTTTCAACAACGCAAACAACTGAAATGACTGCTAATTCTTCCGATTCACAGGTGCCTACACAAAAAACTGAAGACAATTCTGAAACAGTGTCTTGCAATGTGCAAATGAGCAGTATACCATCTTAG
- the LOC143340929 gene encoding uncharacterized protein LOC143340929 isoform X1: MDPVGPWYASYNRFATGSATSTFQSTTSSTSSDFVSHHLATAATQAVPSTTSQLLLQAAHTTATLAGQPSPFNPGGFLSPPPVGYDVFSPLFHHPNSKQAHYVTQHRQALAQAQAVSVGKQNTTTESDIPVLRENYSSAHQPTFFEHQGAATSPTSTLAWTHQNNAQLPSPFGILPHESVVPSSPGPSSTTKPTGGVYENTFNSHFATTQTINNINSQLPAPSVSAAEFKSTNYSDSKKAVSVRPQSPTVSVKSVVSTSQANNNQTFFQQVPTTFSSETLANNYSAGNGNQTSNGKVQPSLQHQQSCIVSTPSNTAGKEYRIPQPSARSVASTTIFLNTSVRSVSSQVQDKQSTRNSNFASPPNKATPTSQQSIQTKAQTKIYPELNTHSEHRRNEQPSQDNTQSSPISFSIMDSRNLNYTAGNSTNCTNTSGKLGNQRTPTNNNLQTHPQQSQQQQQQQQFHVLSQQQQQQQQQTSYRHYLAGSDSEYHHPGRSKSATSTDSVYSSNNSTQNGPDCNVVVPRRPSPLQAHSQASPLGHVPSPAYPMYNSPMATISSPSPLQQHGENNGNQCTGGPPYKGAVQQVTPPSPLDVTVPRPASQGQVVYSSVITRALGTTENKTTYNTDTKNYDRQQQEFSQTPKQVCWENDNRQSNTNRKFSVALYTGGNAEINPQTLPVQQQVQRVINVSDRQQTYFESNQVTLQDLSSCRGDPMSIVKNLQTLQQGSCQVQQQTTVSVAPTEQQKQAEERRKVDTANKKRKSLEKSGHNSLNEISGTTTVTEYLSRIPPPAHHNTNQQQQNGYFDFERWNLPPPPAKMFPSTSGAFSSQSTLHHSSNFVGTPAHQHQSLMVPHHHAPPPIPYFPAFHIPPSHHHPHEFQSSVEITPIGFGENTANQNANYNQEVRDDQPKVIVPNIEEELGFLQQNQQPIQTVSSLHKDFKQPSKDPNSGFMTSYLKFLQGEREPSPPPAVRGGRKATWSRSKPYIPVEPNKPVESSTNGETVKTQSEKPPAPKETPVIDYANDPRYFPLPKERKKHNFDSSDDGFTSDDDFLFPPKKPEKKVTNTSTSNTIEIVTTKPEGKSKKGRTNKLGGLTDRKRRAAKTEATTLAISGKASKKHEEVDPLLLPPRRETSRRKAKEKTSVKQFLDRQQGIDYFDNDEEQGDSDSDPAWTPAVKLVGDEEEKKKKRGRPVITKKSRKALEEDDHSLGDVVVSKKSSRRKYETHSKTGGVTGKMSCKIDEKLLASISDEDIDISPFKRSVDISEDASGEFVVIKTDLNEEYPALWRIDGKTLLQKYEPFKSNGKTLYRNISTYSGWAPQNRHIYQQVPVKFWQQGKTETVVEFLRNEMIIDDSEYIDKSMKETEKYQDNFEVYIQTLISQALDSNFLTEIFQEQDEYFLSNVKTVDEVTEERKCRLLSTTKWQLNVINAISTWPCLNVLKDLPSTEYKGKSCAGCQQSKIHARVLLYGQPYNATTLEGSPPDPGIPQEKDFLLCRVCQAKVALYNKVAHQKYLMFLECARRVADKRVADPHKDTTIILNELLADETWLNQLFKEVRAIWAEIDNLEQQAKIKANPKSTLSSSVYNVGETAENVSTTQTTEMTANSSDSQVPTQKTEDNSETVSCNVQMSSIPS, encoded by the exons ATGGATCCCGTTGGTCCATGGTATGCATCGTATAATCGTTTTGCCACAGGTAGTGCAACCAGTACATTTCAATCTACGACTTCAAGCACAAGCAGTGACTTTGTATCTCATCACTTAGCAACAGCTGCTACTCAAGCAGTCCCATCGACAACATCCCAGTTACTTTTACAAGCAGCACATACAACAGCAACTCTGGCGGGTCAACCATCCCCATTTAACCCAGGGGGGTTCCTATCTCCACCCCCTGTGGGATATGATGTCTTTTCACCTCTGTTTCATCATCCTAATTCTAAACAGGCACATTATGTTACACAACATAGACAAGCTCTTGCTCAAGCACAAGCAGTTTCAGTGGGAAAACAGAATACTACGACAGAATCTGATATCCCTGTACTAAGAGAGAACTATAGTTCAGCACACCAACCAACGTTTTTCGAACATCAGGGTGCAGCTACATCGCCCACATCTACATTAGCTTGGACTCATCAAAACAATGCTCAATTACCAAGTCCATTTGGTATTTTGCCACATGAAAGTGTTGTTCCATCATCTCCAGGACCGTCATCTACCACAAAACCAACTGGTGGTGTTTATGAAAATACGTTTAATTCTCATTTTGCTACAACACaaactataaataatataaattctcAGCTTCCAGCACCTTCTGTCTCTGCTGCTGAATTTAAATCAACCAATTACTCagatagtaaaaaagcagtaagtgTTAGACCTCAGTCACCGACAGTAAGTGTTAAATCAGTGGTTTCTACGTCTCAAGCAAATAACAATCAAACATTTTTTCAACAAGTACCTACTACCTTTAGTTCTGAAACATTAGCAAATAATTATTCTGCTGGTAATGGAAATCAAACTTCTAATGGGAAGGTGCAGCCTTCTCTTCAGCATCAACAATCGTGCATTGTTTCGACTCCAAGTAATACAGCTGGCAAAGAGTATAGAATTCCTCAACCATCTGCTAGATCAGTTGCATCAACgactatatttttaaatacctCTGTCAGATCTGTGTCTTCGCAAGTTCAAGATAAACAGTCGACACGAAATAGTAATTTTGCTTCACCACCAAATAAAGCAACTCCTACATCTCAACAAAGTATTCAGACTAAAGCGCAGACGAAGATATATCCAGAATTAAATACACACAGTGAACATAGACGAAACGAACAACCATCTCAAGATAATACACAATCATCTCCTATCAGTTTTTCTATTATGGATTCGCGAAATTTGAACTATACAGCTGGAAATAGTACAAATTGTACAAATACCAGTGGGAAACTTGGTAATCAAAGAACACCAACGAACAATAACTTACAGACCCATCCTCAGCAAtcccaacaacaacaacagcaacaacaatttCATGTTTTAAGtcaacagcagcaacagcagcaacaacagacATCTTATAGACATTACTTAGCAGGATCTGATTCAGAATATCATCATCCAGGGAGATCAAAATCTGCAACCTCTACGGATTCTGTTTACTCTTCTAATAATTCCACTCAAAATGGACCTGATTGTAATGTTGTTGTACCACGAAGGCCAAGTCCATTACAAGCACATTCACAAGCAAGTCCATTAGGGCATGTTCCAAGTCCTGCTTACCCTATGTATAATAGTCCAATGGCTACAATATCATCTCCTTCACCATTACAACAACATGGCGAGAATAATGGAAATCAATGTACAGGTGGACCACCATATAAAGGAGCTGTACAACAAGTTACACCTCCGTCGCCACTAGATGTTACTGTGCCGCGACCGGCATCGCAAGGACAAGTTGTATATTCGTCGGTTATCACGAGAGCTTTAGGTACTACTGAAAATAAAACTACATACAATACAGATACTAAAAATTATGACAGACAACAACAAGAGTTTTCACAAACACCGAAACAAGTGTGCTGGGAAAACGATAATCGGCAATCAAACACTAATAGAAAATTTTCTGTTGCTTTATATACTGGTGGAAATGCTGAAATAAATCCTCAGACTTTACCAGTTCAACAACAAGTACAACGAGTGATAAATGTTTCAGATAGACAACAAACATATTTTGAATCTAACCAGGTAACTCTACAGGATCTAAGCAGCTGTAGAGGAGACCCTATGAGTATAGTAAAGAATTTGCAGACATTGCAACAAGGTTCTTGTCAAGTACAACAACAAACTACTGTTTCTGTTGCTCCAACTGAACAACAAAAACAAGCAGAAGAACGTCGTAAAGTAGACACTGCCAATAAAAAAAGGAAGAGTTTAGAAAAGAGTGGACACAATTCTTTGAATGAAATAAGTGGAACAACAACAGTGACAGAATATTTAAGTAGAATACCACCACCTGCCCATCATAATACGAATCAACAACAACAGAATGGTTACTTTGATTTTGAAAGATGGAATTTACCTCCTCCACCTGCGAAAATGTTTCCTAGTACATCAGGTGCTTTTAGTTCACAATCAACTTTACACCATTCAAGTAACTTCGTTGGTACACCAGCACATCAGCATCAATCTCTGATGGTTCCTCATCATCATGCTCCACCTCCTATACCATATTTTCCTGCTTTTCATATCCCTCCAAGTCATCATCACCCACATGAATTTCAGTCTTCCGTTGAAATTACGCCTATTGGTTTTGGTGAAAATACAGCAAATCAAAATGCAAATTATAATCAAGAAGTCAGAGATGATCAGCCTAAAGTAATTGTTCCTAATATCGAAGAGGAATTAGGTTTTTTACAACAAAATCAACAACCTATTCAAACTGTGAGCTCATTACATAAAGACTTCAAACAACCCAGTAAAGATCCCAATTCAGGATTTATGACAAGTTATTTAAAATTCTTACAAGGTGAAAGGGAACCTTCACCTCCACCTGCAGTTCGTGGTGGTAGAAAAGCAACTTGGAGTAGGTCGAAACCTTATATTCCTGTAGAACCTAATAAACCAGTTGAAAGTTCTACGAATGGAGAAACAGTAAAAACACAATCAGAAAAACCACCAGCACCTAAAGAAACACCAGTAATCGATTATGCCAATGATCCTCGATATTTCCCATTACCGAAGGAGCGGAAAAAACATAATTTTGATTCAAGCGATGATGGTTTTACTAGTGACGATGATTTTCTATTTCCTCCTAAGAAACCTGAGAAAAAAGTAACAAATACAAGTACATCTAATACAATAGAAATAGTGACTACAAAACCAGAAGGAAAGTCTAAAAAGGGACGAACAAATAAACTTGGAGGATTAACAGATAGGAAAAGGAGAGCAGCAAAAACAGAAGCAACGACGCTTGCGATATCTGGAAAAGCATCTAAAAAGCACGAAGAAG TAGATCCGTTACTTCTACCTCCAAGACGAGAAACATCTAGAAGAAAAGCAAAGGAAAAAACTTCAGTAAAACAGTTTTTAGATCGGCAACAGGGTATAGACTACTTTGATAATGATGAAGAGCAAGGTGATTCCGATTCTGATCCTGCTTGGACGCCTGCTGTAAAATTAGTTGGAGACGAggaagaaaagaagaaaaaacgcgGAAGACCCGTTATAACCAAAAAGAGCAGAAAAGCTTTAGAGGAAGATGATCACTCTCTTGGTGATGTTGTTGTTTCAAAGAAATCTAGTAGAAGAAAGTATGAAACGCACTCGAAAACCGGAGGTGTCACAGGAAAGATGTCTTGCAAAATAGATGAAAAACTTTTAGCATCTATCAGTGATGAAGATATTGATATTTCGCCATTTAAG CGCTCTGTGGATATTTCAGAAGATGCG TCTGGAGAATTTGTTGTAATCAAGACAGATTTAAATGAAGAATATCCTGCACTTTGGAGAATAGATGGTAAAACGTTACTCCAAAAATATGAGCCATTCAAATCCAATGGAAAGACTTTGTACAGAAACATATCTACG TATTCGGGTTGGGCACCGCAAAATCGTCATATATATCAACAAGTTCCGGTAAAGTTTTGGCAACAAGGCAAGACGGAGACTGTGGTAGAATTCTTGAGAAATGAAATGATTATTGATGATAG CGAATATATTGATAAATCCATGAAAGAAACTGAAAAGTATCAAGATAATTTTGAAGTATACATACAAACGTTGATCTCACAAGCTTTGGATTCTAATTTCCTTACAGAAATATTTCAAGAACAAG ACGAGTATTTTCTATCAAACGTTAAGACCGTCGATGAAGTGACAGAAGAGCGAAAATGTCGTCTTCTGTCGACAACGAAATGGCAATTAAACGTTATAAATGCAATATCAACGTGGCCATGCCTTAATGTTCTCAAAGATTTACCCTCTACAGAGTACAAAGGAAAATCTTGTGCCGGTTGCCAACAGTCCAAAATTCATGCCAGAGTTTTATTATATGGACAACCATATAATGCAACTACATTAGAAGGTTCTCCGCCTGATCCAGGAATACCTCAAGAAAag GATTTTTTATTATGTCGGGTATGTCAGGCAAAGGTAGCTCTGTACAATAAAGTAGCGCATCAAAAATATTTGATGTTTTTGGAGTGTGCAAGAAGAGTAGCAGATAAAAGAGTAGCAGATCCTCATAAAGATACTACGATTATATTAAATGAATTATTAGCTGATGAAACATGGTTGAATCAG CTATTTAAAGAAGTTAGAGCTATCTGGGCAGAGATAGATAATTTGGAACAACAAGCAAAAATAAAGGCAAATCCAAAATCTACTTTATCCTCTTCAGTGTATAATGTGGGAGAAACGGCGGAAAACGTTTCAACAACGCAAACAACTGAAATGACTGCTAATTCTTCCGATTCACAGGTGCCTACACAAAAAACTGAAGACAATTCTGAAACAGTGTCTTGCAATGTGCAAATGAGCAGTATACCATCTTAG